A genomic stretch from Theobroma cacao cultivar B97-61/B2 chromosome 4, Criollo_cocoa_genome_V2, whole genome shotgun sequence includes:
- the LOC18603769 gene encoding pentatricopeptide repeat-containing protein At5g66520 → MSSFQLLQATPLSSAGHAPSKPRLHSPLEALQTCSSMAHLKQHHSHLIKLGLSADNDAMGRIIKFCAISENGHLDYGLHLFDTLPQPDAFIYNTLIRGYLQRQQPTHCILFYLQMLQHSVFPNKFTFPCLIRACSLANAIEQGSQIHAHVFKFGFAADTFCLNNLIHMYVNFQALEKARKVFEMMPTRDVVSWTTLISGYAQLGLVDEAFEIFELMQERNSVSWNAMIAAYVQSNRFHEAFALFNRMRAEKVVLDKFVAASMLSACTGLGALEQGKWIHGYIQDSRIELDAKLATTIIDMYCKCGCLEKAYETFKGLTCRGISSWNCMIGGFAMHGKGEAAIALFKEMEKEGVAPDNITFVNILSACAHSGLVEEGRYYFHYMTEVHAIERRMEHYGCMVDLLGRAGLLDDAKKLIDQMPMSPDVGVLGALFGACRIHGNIELGEQIGKRVIELEPENSGRYVLLANLYANTGRWEDVANVRRMMNDRGVKKVPGFSVIELEGVVNEFIAGGRAHSETKEIYSKVDEMLECIRSVGYVPDTEGVVHDLDEEERENPLYYHSEKLAIALGLLKTKTGETFRITKNLRVCRDCHHASKLISKVFDREIIVRDRNRFHHFKDGECSCKDYW, encoded by the coding sequence ATGAGCTCCTTCCAGCTCCTTCAAGCCACTCCGCTCTCCTCCGCTGGGCACGCCCCATCAAAGCCACGCCTCCATTCACCACTTGAAGCCCTACAAACATGCTCCTCCATGGCCCACCTCAAGCAACACCACTCCCACCTCATCAAGCTCGGCCTTTCCGCTGACAATGATGCCATGGGCCGCATCATCAAGTTCTGTGCCATCTCCGAAAACGGACATCTCGACTATGGCCTGCACCTGTTCGATACATTGCCTCAGCCTGATGCTTTCATTTACAATACCCTCATCAGAGGTTACTTGCAACGCCAACAACCTACCCACTGCATTCTTTTCTACTTGCAAATGTTGCAACACTCTGTTTTTCCTAATAAATTCACTTTCCCTTGTCTCATACGAGCTTGTTCCCTTGCTAATGCCATTGAACAAGGGAGCCAAATCCATGCCCACGTATTTAAGTTCGGGTTTGCCGCAGATACCTTTTGTCTCAACAATTTGATACATATGTATGTAAATTTCCAGGCTTTGGAGAAAGCTAGGAAGGTCTTTGAGATGATGCCTACCAGAGATGTTGTTTCTTGGACCACTTTAATAAGTGGGTATGCTCAATTAGGTCTTGTTGACGAGgcttttgagatttttgagcTAATGCAGGAAAGGAATTCCGTTTCTTGGAACGCCATGATTGCTGCTTATGTGCAGAGCAACCGCTTTCATGAAGCTTTTGCTTTGTTTAATAGGATGAGGGCTGAGAAGGTGGTGCTGGATAAGTTCGTGGCAGCTAGTATGTTGTCAGCGTGTACCGGGTTAGGAGCACTTGAGCAAGGCAAGTGGATACATGGATATATCCAAGATAGTAGGATTGAACTCGACGCAAAACTTGCTACAACTATTATTGACATGTACTGCAAATGCGGGTGCTTGGAAAAAGCTTATGAAACTTTTAAAGGTCTGACTTGTAGGGGGATTTCTTCGTGGAATTGCATGATTGGAGGCTTTGCAATGCATGGAAAGGGGGAGGCTGCCATTGCGCTTTTCAAGGAGATGGAGAAGGAAGGGGTGGCTCCCGATAACATTACCTTTGTGAATATCCTTAGTGCATGTGCTCATTCAGGGTTGGTTGAGGAAGGCCGCTATTACTTCCACTACATGACTGAAGTTCATGCAATTGAACGCAGAATGGAGCATTATGGATGCATGGTTGATTTGCTTGGAAGAGCTGGATTACTAGATGACGCAAAAAAGCTAATTGATCAGATGCCCATGAGCCCTGACGTAGGTGTACTAGGTGCTCTTTTTGGGGCTTGTAGGATCCATGGAAATATTGAGCTGGGAGAGCAGATAGGAAAGAGAGTAATTGAACTGGAGCCGGAGAATAGTGGACGCTATGTGTTATTGGCTAATCTGTATGCCAACACCGGCAGATGGGAAGATGTGGCTAATGTGAGGAGAATGATGAATGACAGAGGAGTGAAGAAGGTTCCTGGCTTCTCTGTCATTGAATTGGAAGGTGTTGTTAATGAATTTATTGCTGGAGGAAGGGCGCATTCTGAAACTAAAGAGATATATTCCAAAGTTGATGAGATGCTGGAATGTATAAGATCTGTTGGGTACGTTCCTGACACTGAAGGAGTAGTACATGACCTTGATGAGGAGGAAAGGGAGAACCCTTTATACTATCACAGTGAGAAGCTTGCGATTGCCTTGGGATTGTTGAAGACAAAAACAGGGGAAACTTTTCGCATCACAAAAAATCTTCGAGTTTGTAGAGACTGTCACCATGCTAGCAAGCTTATCTCAAAGGTTTTTGATCGTGAAATAATTGTCAGGGACAGGAATCGGTTTCACCATTTCAAAGATGGGGAGTGTTCTTGTAAAGATTACTGGTAG